A window of Sphingobacterium kitahiroshimense genomic DNA:
TCATATCCACCCTAGTTGTTACTTTTGTGGGATGTAGTCCGTCTCCTAAAGCAACTGAAACTAGTAAAGAGACCACTGAAGTTACGAAGAAAATCATTACACTAACCGATTTCAAAAAGATAAAAGGTGTAGATAATATACAGGATGTACCCTTTCAATTATTTACTAAACTAGATTCAGTTCATTTTTTTATGGCTCCAAGCAAAGATGCTGATCACCTAAAAGTAGCTAAAAATAAACTCGAAAATTACTACGGATTTGAGGAGTTTGATGATTTTTACGCGATCCACTTTAGCATTGATAATAACATTTCGAATAGCATTGAAGCTTTTGTTTTGAAGTCAGAATTCACAGCCTCATTTGATTTGACCTTAGAAGGTAAAGATCTTTATGAGATCAGAAGCAGCTTATTGAAGAAAACTCAAGATTTTAAAAATAAATCATTCCGCAAATTCGGTACAATAGCAGAGGTTTCAGCACAAGAATTTAAAACAGCTTCTAAAAATCGAATCGATGAAGTCTTAGTGAAAAATCCGAAAGTAAAACTGAAAGATGGCAACTGGGTGTATACGGAAAATGGAAAAGAAACCACGATTGTGCAGCATGAGAATGTCCATACAGAAGACGGCATGTTATCCAATGAATATATCGGGCAGTCTCCTACACTAAATTTAGAGATCTTCAAAGAAGAATCGCCTGAAGTATACGATATGTACTACTCGTTTTATACGATAAAACCTGAAGTTAATTTTAGAACGTTTACCGGTGGTTATCCACAGATTATTCCAGGTAAAAATTGGATTTCTTATGTCAATTCAAACAATGACGTAGGAAGTGATTTTACCATTAACA
This region includes:
- a CDS encoding resolvase, which produces MKTLYPFVISTLVVTFVGCSPSPKATETSKETTEVTKKIITLTDFKKIKGVDNIQDVPFQLFTKLDSVHFFMAPSKDADHLKVAKNKLENYYGFEEFDDFYAIHFSIDNNISNSIEAFVLKSEFTASFDLTLEGKDLYEIRSSLLKKTQDFKNKSFRKFGTIAEVSAQEFKTASKNRIDEVLVKNPKVKLKDGNWVYTENGKETTIVQHENVHTEDGMLSNEYIGQSPTLNLEIFKEESPEVYDMYYSFYTIKPEVNFRTFTGGYPQIIPGKNWISYVNSNNDVGSDFTINKYAEQVSDQENLLYINFTNFKIADHKKAFWADNDTFYAEVFPTNSAPAKGKNQKTAYIKIQLKPNLF